One region of Chelonoidis abingdonii isolate Lonesome George chromosome 14, CheloAbing_2.0, whole genome shotgun sequence genomic DNA includes:
- the GSS gene encoding glutathione synthetase isoform X2 — MTAHLTVWEDVLHNEKLIPEVAAIAVDAALLEGVLMRTKEEPSSSNVVNYAPFTLLPSVVPSTIFEQAYAVQQDFNLLVDTISQNAEFLEHTLASTIKVDDFTAHLFKIYKQVLKEGFAQSVFLGINRSDYMIDHGADGTPALKQIEINTIAASFGGLTSRTTAVHRHILNVLGKSKEALKLLNNNPCKGIALGIAKAWELYGSARAVVMVLVADTQRNIFDQRCVENELWTRNIRVIRRQFEDVFEKASLDNDRRLYMEGQEVAVVYYRDGYMPENYNEQNWEARLLIERSKAVKCPDIATQLAGTKKVQQELSQPGVVERLLPSQAEAVARIRATFTGLYSLDMDEEGAKVVAMAIADPERYVLKPQREGGGIQLPCYVICKLQSPAACLEDQGTISMGKSSSNFWRRLKTVLRGPPIS; from the exons ATGACTGCCCACCTGACTGTATGGGAAGATGTTTTGCACAATGAGAAGCTCATTCCAGAGGTAGCTGCAATCGCTGTGGATGCAGCATTGCTTGAAGGAGTTCTGATGAGGACCAAAGAGGAACCCAGTTCATCGAAT GTGGTGAATTATGCTCCCTTTACATTGCTCCCATCTGTAGTACCAAGCACCATCTTTGAACAAGCCTATGCCGTTCAGCAAGATTTTAACCTACTTGTGGATACTATTAGCCAGAACGCGGAATTCTTGGAACACACTCTTGCTAG CACCATCAAAGTGGATGATTTCACAGCTCATCTCTTTAAAATCTACAAGCAAGTTCTGAAAGAAGGGTTTGCTCAG TCAGTATTCTTAGGAATAAATCGCTCTGATTATATGATTGACCATGGCGCAGATGGCACTCCAGCACTGAAGCAAATCGAAATAAACACTATTGCTGCCAGCTTCGGAGGCCTTACTTCAAGAACCACCGCTGTACATCG GCACATATTGAATGTTTTGGGGAAGTCCAAGGAAGCCTTGAAGTTACTGAACAATAATCCATGCAAAGGGATTGCCTTGGGCATTGCGAAAGCTTGGGAACTCTATGGTTCAGCCAG GGCTGTGGTGATGGTCCTGGTTGCAGACACCCAAAGGAATATTTTTGACCAACGCTGCGTAGAAAATGAGCTGTGGACCAG GAATATCCGGGTGATCCGGAGGCAGTTTGAAGATGTGTTTGAAAAGGCATCTTTAGATAATGACAGGAGACTGTACAT GGAAGGCCAAGAGGTCGCGGTGGTGTATTACAGAGATGGTTACATGCCAGAGAACTATAACGAACAG AACTGGGAGGCACGGTTGTTGATTGAAAGGTCCAAAGCAGTTAAGTGTCCTGACATTGCTACCCAACTTGCTGGGACCAAAAAggttcagcaggagctgagccagccaggagttGTGGAGAGATTACTGCCCAGCCAGGCTGAGGCGGTTGCTCGGATAAGAGCGACATTTACTGGCCTCTATTCTCTGGATATG GACGAAGAAGGTGCTAAGGTGGTTGCAATGGCCATTGCTGATCCAGAACGATATGTCCTAAAGCCTCAGCGGGAAGGTGGAGGTATTCAGCTTCCTTGCTATGTGATTTGTAAGCTACagagcccagcagcctgtctggaGGATCAG GGAACAATCTCTATGGGGAAGAGCTCAAGCAACTTCTGGAGAAGATTAAAGACAGTCCTGAGAGGGCCTCCTATATCCTAA
- the GSS gene encoding glutathione synthetase isoform X1: protein MTAHLTVWEDVLHNEKLIPEVAAIAVDAALLEGVLMRTKEEPSSSNVVNYAPFTLLPSVVPSTIFEQAYAVQQDFNLLVDTISQNAEFLEHTLASTIKVDDFTAHLFKIYKQVLKEGFAQSVFLGINRSDYMIDHGADGTPALKQIEINTIAASFGGLTSRTTAVHRHILNVLGKSKEALKLLNNNPCKGIALGIAKAWELYGSARAVVMVLVADTQRNIFDQRCVENELWTRNIRVIRRQFEDVFEKASLDNDRRLYMEGQEVAVVYYRDGYMPENYNEQNWEARLLIERSKAVKCPDIATQLAGTKKVQQELSQPGVVERLLPSQAEAVARIRATFTGLYSLDMDEEGAKVVAMAIADPERYVLKPQREGGGNNLYGEELKQLLEKIKDSPERASYILMDKITPQTSMNYLLRAHSPLKISKCVSELGIFGVYVRQGKDIVVNKHVGHLLRTKAIEHADGGVAAGVAVLDTPYTI, encoded by the exons ATGACTGCCCACCTGACTGTATGGGAAGATGTTTTGCACAATGAGAAGCTCATTCCAGAGGTAGCTGCAATCGCTGTGGATGCAGCATTGCTTGAAGGAGTTCTGATGAGGACCAAAGAGGAACCCAGTTCATCGAAT GTGGTGAATTATGCTCCCTTTACATTGCTCCCATCTGTAGTACCAAGCACCATCTTTGAACAAGCCTATGCCGTTCAGCAAGATTTTAACCTACTTGTGGATACTATTAGCCAGAACGCGGAATTCTTGGAACACACTCTTGCTAG CACCATCAAAGTGGATGATTTCACAGCTCATCTCTTTAAAATCTACAAGCAAGTTCTGAAAGAAGGGTTTGCTCAG TCAGTATTCTTAGGAATAAATCGCTCTGATTATATGATTGACCATGGCGCAGATGGCACTCCAGCACTGAAGCAAATCGAAATAAACACTATTGCTGCCAGCTTCGGAGGCCTTACTTCAAGAACCACCGCTGTACATCG GCACATATTGAATGTTTTGGGGAAGTCCAAGGAAGCCTTGAAGTTACTGAACAATAATCCATGCAAAGGGATTGCCTTGGGCATTGCGAAAGCTTGGGAACTCTATGGTTCAGCCAG GGCTGTGGTGATGGTCCTGGTTGCAGACACCCAAAGGAATATTTTTGACCAACGCTGCGTAGAAAATGAGCTGTGGACCAG GAATATCCGGGTGATCCGGAGGCAGTTTGAAGATGTGTTTGAAAAGGCATCTTTAGATAATGACAGGAGACTGTACAT GGAAGGCCAAGAGGTCGCGGTGGTGTATTACAGAGATGGTTACATGCCAGAGAACTATAACGAACAG AACTGGGAGGCACGGTTGTTGATTGAAAGGTCCAAAGCAGTTAAGTGTCCTGACATTGCTACCCAACTTGCTGGGACCAAAAAggttcagcaggagctgagccagccaggagttGTGGAGAGATTACTGCCCAGCCAGGCTGAGGCGGTTGCTCGGATAAGAGCGACATTTACTGGCCTCTATTCTCTGGATATG GACGAAGAAGGTGCTAAGGTGGTTGCAATGGCCATTGCTGATCCAGAACGATATGTCCTAAAGCCTCAGCGGGAAGGTGGAG GGAACAATCTCTATGGGGAAGAGCTCAAGCAACTTCTGGAGAAGATTAAAGACAGTCCTGAGAGGGCCTCCTATATCCTAATGGATAAGATCACACCTCAAACATCGATGAATTACTTGCTCAGGGCTCACAGTCCCCTGAAAATATCCAAATGTGTCTCTGAGTTGGGGATCTTTGGTGTCTATGTCAG GCAGGGGAAGGACATTGTGGTGAATAAGCACGTTGGTCACCTCTTGCGAACCAAGGCAATTGAGCATGCAGATGGTGGGGTGGCAGCTGGGGTGGCTGTACTGGATACTCCCTACACGATTTAA